One window of the Parasphingopyxis algicola genome contains the following:
- a CDS encoding alpha-galactosidase, which yields MAERYWRLDGEDVCAVFTRTSGAPGLIYLGAPLDPAEDLDAIATASARGRHESQADAPPPLSLLPVGGTGFLGTPALEILADGRGVTLDPVLTDIRQDAGEIAFTLKDARTGAEIELTWCRASAGILVASASLRNGGDMPLTVARLASLALPLPGWVSHVTRYSGRWAGEMRSETLPIPRAALAHDSRGGRPGFGGGNWLLAHEADAGMEHGRILGLHLAWSGDHASLVEGDADGRGRVLLGCRLDIGEIVLAPGESFDVPEVHIGFSDRGRNGLRHAMTGHVRHAVLPGRADWPPRRVHLNSWEALGFDMDEAKLMRLADDAAAIGIERFVVDDGWFGSRRDDRTSLGDWTVSPDLFPDGLDPLIAHVEKLGMDFGLWVEPEMVSPDSDLYRAHPDWCIHKPGADRPTQRGQLVLDLMRAEVADHVLCALDALLSAHRIAYLKWDHNRDLFPRTLKGHAQTLALYALIDRLRAVHPAVEIESCASGGGRIDYAMLSRCHRVWASDNNDPIERLRINTGWGPFLPLEVTGNHVGPSPNPVTGRRTEMDFRAKVAMFGHMGVEADPAAMTEEERASLAAHLALYKAWRGVLHGGDSYALDLREPGLFGQIAVDGEKALAIVARTDFAADFNAERVRLCGLDPAAIYRVRLIEPWPPKARHYLPDRDRWRDGLLLSGAYLAREGLALPLVHPETAWLIGIEKQ from the coding sequence ATGGCTGAGCGATATTGGCGGCTGGACGGAGAGGATGTGTGTGCGGTGTTTACCCGCACCTCCGGCGCGCCCGGCCTCATCTATCTGGGCGCGCCGCTCGACCCGGCTGAGGACCTTGACGCGATCGCGACCGCTTCGGCCCGGGGACGGCACGAGTCCCAGGCGGATGCACCGCCACCGCTCTCGCTCCTGCCGGTCGGCGGCACGGGTTTTCTCGGAACGCCGGCGCTGGAAATCCTTGCAGACGGCCGTGGCGTTACGCTCGACCCGGTGCTCACCGACATCCGGCAGGACGCGGGCGAGATCGCGTTTACGCTCAAGGATGCGCGCACCGGGGCGGAGATAGAGCTGACATGGTGTCGGGCGTCGGCGGGAATATTGGTTGCCAGCGCCAGCCTGCGCAATGGCGGCGATATGCCGCTCACCGTGGCGCGGCTTGCCTCGCTGGCATTGCCGCTCCCGGGCTGGGTGTCGCATGTCACGCGCTATTCGGGCCGATGGGCGGGGGAGATGCGGAGCGAAACGCTCCCGATACCCAGGGCCGCGCTTGCCCACGATTCACGCGGCGGACGACCGGGTTTCGGTGGCGGCAACTGGCTGCTCGCGCATGAGGCGGATGCGGGCATGGAGCATGGACGCATTCTCGGCTTGCATCTCGCCTGGTCGGGCGATCATGCCAGTTTGGTCGAGGGCGATGCCGATGGGCGGGGCCGCGTCCTGTTGGGGTGCCGACTCGATATCGGGGAGATCGTCCTCGCGCCCGGCGAGAGCTTCGACGTGCCGGAGGTCCATATCGGCTTCAGCGATCGCGGCCGGAACGGACTGCGCCACGCAATGACCGGCCATGTCCGGCACGCCGTCCTGCCGGGCCGCGCCGATTGGCCACCGCGCCGCGTCCATCTGAACAGCTGGGAAGCGCTGGGTTTCGATATGGACGAAGCGAAGCTCATGCGGCTTGCGGACGATGCGGCGGCGATCGGGATCGAGCGGTTCGTGGTCGACGATGGCTGGTTCGGCAGCCGCCGCGACGATCGCACGAGCCTCGGCGACTGGACCGTATCGCCGGACCTGTTCCCCGACGGCCTCGATCCGCTGATCGCCCATGTCGAAAAACTCGGCATGGATTTCGGCCTCTGGGTCGAGCCCGAAATGGTCAGCCCGGACAGCGATCTCTATCGCGCCCATCCGGACTGGTGCATTCATAAGCCCGGCGCCGACCGCCCGACACAGCGCGGCCAGCTGGTCCTCGATCTGATGCGGGCCGAGGTCGCCGATCACGTCCTCTGCGCGCTCGACGCCCTGCTCTCGGCGCACAGAATCGCCTATCTCAAATGGGACCATAATCGCGACCTCTTCCCGCGAACGCTCAAGGGCCATGCGCAGACGCTCGCGCTTTATGCGCTGATCGACCGGTTGCGGGCCGTGCATCCGGCGGTCGAGATCGAAAGCTGTGCGAGCGGCGGTGGGCGGATCGACTATGCGATGCTGTCCCGCTGCCATCGGGTCTGGGCGAGCGACAATAATGACCCTATCGAGCGGTTGCGGATCAATACAGGCTGGGGTCCGTTCCTGCCGCTCGAGGTGACCGGCAATCATGTCGGGCCGAGTCCCAACCCGGTTACCGGGCGGCGGACCGAGATGGATTTCCGCGCCAAGGTGGCGATGTTCGGCCATATGGGGGTCGAGGCCGATCCGGCAGCGATGACGGAAGAGGAGCGCGCCAGTCTCGCCGCGCATCTGGCGCTCTACAAGGCGTGGCGCGGCGTGCTGCATGGCGGCGATTCCTACGCGCTCGATTTGCGCGAGCCTGGCCTGTTCGGGCAGATCGCTGTGGACGGGGAGAAAGCGCTGGCGATCGTGGCGCGGACCGATTTCGCTGCCGACTTCAACGCGGAGCGGGTGCGGCTTTGCGGTCTCGATCCGGCGGCGATCTACCGGGTGCGCCTCATCGAGCCCTGGCCGCCCAAGGCGCGCCATTACTTGCCCGACCGCGACCGCTGGCGCGACGGCCTTTTGCTGAGCGGCGCCTATCTCGCGCGCGAGGGACTGGCGTTGCCGCTCGTCCATCCGGAAACCGCCTGGCTGATCGGGATCGAGAAACAATGA
- a CDS encoding acyl-CoA dehydrogenase family protein: MQDDFTAIRDEVAKLCARFPGEYWREKDKQRAYPGEFVDALTEGGYLAALIPEEYGGAGLPLSGAAAILEEIQYRGGNGGACHAQMYIMGTLLRHGSDAQKQEYLPKIANGELRLQAFGVTEPTSGTDTLSLKTVAKKDGDDYVINGQKIWTSRAEHSDLMLLLARTTPRADVSKRTEGLSVFVVDMREALGNGLTIKPIDTMMNHSTTEIFFDDMRVPTANLVGEEGQGFRYILSGMNAERILIAAECIGDAKFFLDRATDYAKDREVFGRAIGQNQGIQFPIAKAYAQMRAAELMVKEALARYEAGENTGAEANMAKMLAADASWAAGEACIQTFGGFGFAAEYDIERKFRETRLYQVAPVSTNLILSYLAEHVLGLPRSY, translated from the coding sequence ATGCAGGACGATTTCACCGCCATTCGCGACGAGGTCGCGAAACTCTGCGCGCGCTTTCCCGGCGAATATTGGCGCGAGAAGGACAAGCAGCGCGCCTATCCGGGCGAATTCGTCGATGCGCTGACCGAGGGCGGCTATCTCGCGGCGCTGATCCCCGAAGAATATGGCGGCGCCGGGCTGCCGCTGTCGGGCGCGGCGGCGATCCTCGAGGAAATCCAGTATCGGGGCGGCAATGGCGGCGCCTGCCACGCGCAGATGTACATCATGGGCACGCTGCTCCGCCACGGCTCGGACGCGCAGAAACAGGAGTATCTGCCCAAGATCGCGAACGGCGAGCTCCGACTGCAGGCGTTCGGCGTGACCGAACCGACCAGCGGCACCGATACGCTTTCGCTCAAGACCGTCGCGAAGAAGGACGGCGACGATTACGTCATCAACGGCCAGAAGATCTGGACGAGCCGCGCCGAACATTCGGACCTCATGCTGCTGCTCGCGCGCACCACGCCGCGCGCGGATGTCAGCAAGCGCACCGAGGGGCTGTCGGTCTTCGTCGTCGATATGCGCGAGGCGCTCGGCAACGGGCTGACGATCAAGCCGATCGACACGATGATGAACCATTCGACGACCGAGATCTTCTTCGACGATATGCGCGTGCCCACCGCAAACCTTGTCGGCGAGGAAGGCCAGGGCTTTCGCTACATCCTCTCCGGCATGAACGCCGAGCGCATCCTGATCGCAGCGGAATGCATCGGCGACGCCAAATTCTTCCTCGACCGGGCGACGGATTATGCGAAGGACCGCGAAGTCTTCGGCCGCGCGATCGGCCAGAACCAGGGCATTCAGTTCCCGATCGCCAAGGCCTATGCGCAGATGCGTGCCGCCGAGCTGATGGTGAAGGAGGCGCTCGCCCGCTACGAAGCCGGGGAGAATACGGGCGCCGAGGCCAATATGGCGAAGATGCTCGCGGCCGACGCGAGCTGGGCGGCGGGCGAGGCCTGCATCCAGACCTTCGGCGGCTTCGGCTTCGCGGCCGAGTACGATATCGAGCGGAAGTTCCGCGAGACGCGGCTCTACCAGGTCGCGCCGGTCTCGACGAACCTCATCCTCTCCTATCTTGCCGAACATGTGCTCGGCCTGCCGCGCTCCTATTAG
- a CDS encoding GNAT family N-acetyltransferase has protein sequence MADTEVGIELQDSGSKGRYVARIDGAAEEAELTFSRASETLVIVDHTGVPDSLRGMGLGKALAERVVADARAKGFRIVPLCPFFKAIAERRPDWRDVVQG, from the coding sequence ATGGCCGATACCGAAGTCGGGATAGAATTGCAGGATAGCGGCTCGAAAGGCCGCTACGTCGCGCGGATCGACGGCGCGGCCGAGGAAGCCGAGCTGACCTTCTCGCGCGCTTCCGAAACCTTGGTCATCGTCGACCATACCGGCGTCCCCGACAGCCTGCGCGGCATGGGGCTGGGCAAGGCGCTGGCCGAGCGCGTCGTCGCCGATGCGCGGGCCAAGGGGTTCAGGATCGTCCCGCTCTGCCCGTTCTTCAAGGCGATCGCCGAGCGCCGTCCCGACTGGCGGGACGTGGTGCAAGGCTAA
- the glk gene encoding glucokinase, whose protein sequence is MEIVAADIGGTHARFSLAEIADGPRVSLGEPVKLPTADHASLRMAWEAFADRLGRPLPPAAAIALAAALAGDTIKLTNSDWIVRPDGLGAELGLDRHVLLNDFAAAAHAADGLDAAHFATICGPADPLPETGAITVVGPGTGLGVALILRAVDHSHILATEGGHGDFAPLDAIEDRILARLRKQHRRVSVERIVSGPGLRAIYKTLADIENRAPTLNDDRTLWAAALDGADSLAAAALDRFCLCLGAVAGDIALAHGPGPVVIAGGLGARLADILPQSGFAERFAAKGRYQSLMESLPVKLITHPEPGLYGAALAFAKEHGQ, encoded by the coding sequence ATGGAGATCGTTGCGGCGGACATCGGCGGCACGCATGCCCGTTTTTCGCTGGCCGAGATCGCGGACGGCCCCCGCGTTTCGCTCGGCGAGCCGGTGAAGCTGCCGACGGCCGATCATGCCAGCCTGCGCATGGCCTGGGAGGCCTTTGCCGATCGCCTCGGCCGGCCGTTACCGCCCGCTGCCGCAATCGCGCTCGCAGCGGCGCTCGCGGGCGATACGATCAAGCTGACCAACAGCGACTGGATCGTCAGGCCGGACGGGCTCGGCGCCGAACTCGGCCTCGACCGACACGTCCTGCTCAACGATTTCGCCGCCGCCGCCCATGCGGCCGACGGGCTCGACGCGGCCCATTTCGCCACGATCTGCGGACCCGCCGACCCGCTGCCCGAAACCGGCGCGATCACGGTCGTCGGCCCGGGGACCGGGCTCGGCGTCGCGCTCATCCTGCGCGCGGTCGACCATAGCCATATCCTCGCAACCGAAGGCGGGCATGGCGATTTCGCGCCGCTCGACGCGATCGAGGACCGGATTCTCGCCCGGCTGCGCAAGCAGCACCGCCGGGTCTCGGTCGAGCGCATCGTGTCCGGACCGGGGCTCCGGGCTATCTACAAGACGCTGGCCGACATCGAGAACCGCGCGCCGACCCTTAATGACGACCGTACCTTGTGGGCCGCCGCGCTCGACGGCGCGGACAGCCTCGCCGCCGCGGCGCTCGACCGCTTCTGCCTGTGCCTCGGCGCGGTCGCCGGCGATATTGCGCTCGCGCACGGTCCCGGCCCGGTGGTGATCGCCGGCGGCCTCGGCGCACGGCTCGCGGATATCCTGCCACAATCGGGTTTCGCTGAACGCTTTGCCGCCAAGGGCCGGTATCAGTCGCTGATGGAGTCGCTGCCGGTGAAGCTGATCACCCATCCCGAACCCGGCCTCTATGGCGCAGCACTAGCCTTTGCGAAGGAGCATGGACAATGA
- a CDS encoding SDR family NAD(P)-dependent oxidoreductase translates to MDLGLKGARALVTGGSRGIGAAICRALAGEGAAIATCARGEDGLNAVLDGYRALGVEAHGEAFDVREPEALEGWVARSAEKLGGIDIVVSNVSTRIDPASADWWPDTFETDLMQHVRLKTLAVPHLERGNDAAMVFIASIASVMTTLPPHEEAYGAMKAGLVNLVGQWAVMLAPKAIRVNAISPGPVDFEGGWWDQVKKAQPEMYQRAAGLAALGRLGAPEEIADAAAFLASPKSSFTTGANLRIDGGLVKTPNF, encoded by the coding sequence ATGGACCTTGGATTGAAGGGCGCACGCGCGCTGGTGACGGGGGGCAGCCGCGGGATCGGTGCCGCGATATGCCGGGCTTTGGCGGGTGAAGGCGCGGCCATCGCGACCTGCGCGCGCGGGGAGGATGGGCTGAACGCGGTGCTCGACGGCTATCGCGCGCTCGGTGTCGAGGCCCATGGCGAAGCGTTCGACGTGCGCGAGCCGGAGGCGCTTGAGGGCTGGGTCGCGCGATCGGCGGAGAAACTGGGCGGGATCGATATCGTCGTCAGCAACGTCTCGACGCGTATCGATCCGGCAAGCGCCGACTGGTGGCCCGATACGTTCGAGACCGATCTGATGCAGCATGTGCGGCTGAAGACGCTCGCCGTTCCGCATCTCGAACGCGGCAACGACGCCGCGATGGTCTTCATCGCCTCGATCGCCTCGGTGATGACGACGCTGCCGCCCCATGAAGAGGCCTATGGCGCGATGAAGGCGGGACTCGTCAATTTGGTCGGCCAATGGGCGGTGATGCTCGCGCCCAAGGCTATCCGCGTCAACGCGATCTCTCCGGGGCCGGTCGATTTCGAAGGCGGCTGGTGGGACCAGGTCAAAAAGGCCCAGCCGGAGATGTATCAGCGCGCCGCGGGCCTTGCCGCGCTCGGCCGTCTGGGCGCGCCGGAGGAGATCGCGGACGCGGCGGCCTTCCTCGCCAGTCCGAAATCGTCTTTCACGACCGGCGCCAATCTCCGGATCGACGGCGGGCTCGTGAAGACACCCAATTTTTAG
- a CDS encoding Coq4 family protein produces the protein MIEAIDRDFGEKFLTSIDDFYAYGTDQLFNEWWATAPKDAVDKYVAAIENHPEQAALAQEQWFAEPLDLKELEQCGPGTLGAAYREFMVSNDLLERLALGYRELHEQFAAEGKLDAMPPLMQYKVLRGFQTHDLHHVLTGYPPTPFGELALQGFQLAQMNYPYSAMIIATVTAHMTLIDPWMINPAMDAITDGWAYGRQARSIQFVKFESMLDRPLEDVRRDYGLLRESRPLPEREHANIPELTKTAA, from the coding sequence ATGATCGAGGCGATAGACCGGGATTTCGGCGAGAAATTCCTGACCAGCATCGACGATTTCTACGCCTATGGCACGGACCAGCTGTTCAACGAATGGTGGGCGACTGCGCCCAAGGACGCCGTCGACAAATATGTCGCGGCGATCGAGAACCATCCCGAACAGGCGGCGCTCGCCCAGGAACAATGGTTCGCCGAACCGCTCGACCTGAAGGAGCTCGAGCAGTGCGGGCCCGGAACGCTCGGCGCTGCCTATCGCGAATTCATGGTCTCCAACGATCTGCTCGAGCGGCTGGCGCTCGGCTATCGCGAGCTGCACGAGCAGTTCGCGGCCGAGGGCAAGCTCGACGCGATGCCACCCCTGATGCAGTACAAGGTGCTGCGCGGTTTCCAGACGCACGACCTGCATCATGTGCTGACCGGCTATCCGCCGACGCCGTTCGGCGAGCTCGCGCTGCAGGGCTTCCAGCTCGCGCAGATGAACTATCCCTATTCGGCGATGATCATCGCTACGGTGACCGCGCATATGACCCTGATCGATCCCTGGATGATCAACCCGGCGATGGACGCGATCACGGACGGCTGGGCCTATGGCCGCCAGGCGCGCAGTATCCAGTTCGTCAAGTTCGAGTCCATGCTGGACCGGCCGCTCGAGGATGTCCGGCGCGACTACGGGTTGCTGCGCGAAAGCCGGCCGCTGCCCGAACGCGAACATGCGAACATTCCCGAACTGACGAAAACCGCCGCCTGA
- the ppc gene encoding phosphoenolpyruvate carboxylase → MNTAPPISQNADIRFLGKLLGDVIRAYGGDTLFQRTEYIRAASVDRHRGVAGSEAIDPGLGALTLDETLDFVRGFMLFSMLANLAEDRQELLADNDIDVAAALDRLEEHGVSRDAVRAMLDEALMVPVLTAHPTEVRRKSMIDHRNRIAELMRMRDAGRTETPEGDNIEDSLVRQIALLWQTRPLRRERLFVADEVENALSYLREIFLPLLPGLYNRWEEALGGRPASFFRLGSWIGGDRDGNPYVTADTLELSLRRSAETVLVSYLDALHALGAELSISSDLSTVDPAVLALADASGDDAPSRQDEPYRRAIAGLYARLAATHETLVGSPPPRRSSISAEPYGTPQEFQDDLRTIARVLADSGGETLASSGALGRLIRAVRTFGFHLATLDMRQNSAVHSRVVAELLREAGVETDYEALDEEARIALLRRELASPRPLTVAKGGYSDETRGELAIVQAAADAHRRYGSGCIANYIVSMTETVSDLLEVHILLKEAGLYRAGDPPEAPIMAVPLFETIGDLDHAPDIMRAYFALPEIGALVSARGHQEVMIGYSDSNKDGGYLTSGWVLSRASEALAPVFEEAGATMQLFHGRGGSVGRGGGSAFEAIRGQPAGTVNGRIRITEQGEVIAAKYGTHEAARANIDSMVSASLLATLEPERVSPADRARFSAAMDDLSARAFAAYRALVYESEGFTQFFRQMTPISEIATLKIGSRPASRKTSDAIEDLRAIPWVFSWSQARVMLPGWYGVGQALTTFEDKGLLREMAETWPFLKMTLGNMEMVLAKSDMGIAENYAELVDDRALADRLFGDIRDSWQATHDGLLEITGQPRLLDETPKLDTSIRLRLPYIEPLNLLQIELLKRHRAGESDPRIAEGIQLSINAIATALRNSG, encoded by the coding sequence ATGAACACGGCCCCGCCGATCTCGCAAAATGCCGATATCCGTTTCCTGGGCAAACTGCTCGGCGACGTTATCCGCGCCTATGGCGGCGACACGCTGTTCCAGCGCACCGAATATATCCGCGCCGCCTCGGTCGACCGCCATCGCGGGGTCGCGGGATCCGAGGCGATCGATCCCGGCCTCGGCGCGCTGACGCTCGACGAGACGCTCGATTTCGTGCGCGGGTTCATGCTGTTTTCGATGCTCGCCAATCTCGCCGAGGACAGGCAGGAGCTCTTGGCCGACAATGATATCGACGTCGCCGCGGCGCTGGACCGGCTCGAGGAGCATGGCGTTTCGCGCGACGCGGTGCGCGCGATGCTCGACGAGGCGCTGATGGTGCCCGTGCTCACCGCCCATCCGACCGAGGTGCGGCGCAAGAGCATGATCGACCACCGCAACCGGATCGCCGAACTGATGCGGATGCGCGATGCCGGGCGGACCGAAACGCCGGAAGGCGACAACATCGAGGACTCGCTGGTCCGCCAGATCGCGCTGCTCTGGCAGACCCGACCGCTCAGGCGCGAGCGGCTGTTCGTCGCCGACGAGGTGGAGAATGCGCTCTCCTATCTGCGCGAGATATTCCTGCCGCTGCTGCCGGGGCTCTACAATCGCTGGGAAGAGGCGCTCGGCGGACGGCCGGCGAGCTTCTTCCGGCTCGGCAGCTGGATCGGCGGCGATCGCGACGGCAATCCCTATGTGACTGCGGACACGCTGGAACTCTCGCTGCGCCGGTCCGCCGAGACCGTGCTCGTCAGCTATCTCGACGCGCTGCACGCGCTGGGCGCGGAACTTTCCATCTCCAGCGACCTGTCGACCGTCGACCCCGCGGTCCTCGCGCTCGCCGATGCGAGCGGGGACGACGCGCCGAGCCGGCAGGACGAACCCTATCGCCGCGCCATCGCCGGTCTCTATGCGCGCCTCGCCGCCACACATGAAACACTCGTCGGCAGCCCGCCGCCGCGCCGATCTTCGATTTCCGCCGAACCCTATGGCACACCGCAGGAATTCCAGGACGATCTGCGCACCATCGCCCGGGTACTCGCCGATTCGGGCGGCGAGACGCTCGCCTCGAGCGGCGCGCTCGGCCGGCTGATCCGCGCGGTCCGCACCTTCGGCTTCCATCTCGCGACGCTCGACATGCGGCAGAACAGCGCCGTGCATTCGCGGGTGGTCGCGGAACTCCTGCGCGAAGCCGGGGTCGAAACCGATTATGAAGCGCTCGACGAGGAAGCGCGGATCGCCCTGCTCCGCCGCGAACTGGCTTCGCCGCGCCCGCTGACCGTAGCCAAGGGCGGTTATTCGGACGAAACGCGGGGCGAGCTGGCCATCGTACAAGCGGCGGCCGACGCGCATCGGCGCTACGGCAGCGGCTGCATCGCCAACTATATCGTCTCGATGACCGAAACGGTCTCCGACCTGCTCGAGGTCCATATCCTCTTGAAGGAAGCCGGGCTGTACCGCGCCGGCGATCCGCCGGAGGCACCGATCATGGCCGTGCCGCTGTTCGAGACGATCGGCGATCTCGACCATGCGCCCGACATCATGCGCGCTTATTTCGCGCTGCCCGAGATCGGCGCGCTGGTCTCGGCGCGCGGCCATCAGGAAGTGATGATCGGCTATTCGGATTCCAACAAGGATGGCGGCTATCTGACCTCGGGCTGGGTGCTGAGCCGGGCCAGCGAGGCGCTCGCGCCGGTGTTCGAGGAAGCGGGTGCGACGATGCAGCTCTTCCACGGCCGCGGCGGTTCGGTCGGGCGCGGCGGCGGCTCGGCCTTCGAGGCGATCCGCGGCCAGCCGGCCGGCACCGTCAACGGGCGTATCCGGATCACCGAACAGGGCGAGGTCATCGCCGCCAAATACGGGACGCACGAGGCCGCGCGCGCCAACATCGATTCCATGGTGTCGGCGAGCCTGCTCGCGACCCTCGAGCCGGAACGGGTGAGCCCGGCGGACCGCGCGCGATTCTCCGCGGCGATGGACGATCTCTCGGCGCGCGCCTTCGCCGCCTATCGCGCGCTGGTCTACGAGAGCGAGGGCTTCACGCAATTCTTCCGCCAGATGACCCCGATCTCCGAAATCGCCACGCTCAAGATCGGATCGCGGCCCGCCAGCCGGAAAACGTCCGATGCGATCGAGGATCTGCGCGCCATTCCCTGGGTCTTCTCCTGGAGCCAGGCGCGGGTCATGCTGCCGGGCTGGTACGGCGTCGGCCAGGCTTTGACGACGTTCGAGGACAAGGGGTTGCTGCGCGAAATGGCGGAAACCTGGCCGTTCCTCAAAATGACGCTCGGCAATATGGAGATGGTGCTCGCCAAGTCGGACATGGGCATCGCCGAAAATTACGCCGAGCTTGTCGACGATCGCGCCCTCGCCGACCGGTTGTTCGGCGATATCCGCGACAGCTGGCAGGCGACGCATGACGGGCTGCTCGAAATCACCGGCCAGCCGCGCCTGCTCGACGAGACGCCCAAGCTCGACACCTCGATCCGGCTGCGCCTCCCCTATATCGAGCCCTTGAACCTGCTGCAGATCGAATTGCTGAAGCGGCACCGGGCCGGCGAGAGCGATCCCCGCATCGCCGAGGGTATCCAGCTGTCGATCAATGCCATAGCGACAGCCCTCAGGAACAGCGGATAG
- a CDS encoding sodium:solute symporter family transporter, giving the protein MFGETAGAFDTVQILVCVALTALVGVATWAKVRQAKRHDGSKKDVYLAGGGLSWIFVAGSITLTNLSTDQLVGMNGNQMLLLAWWEIAGFFGLMILAFIFVPLYYRHQCTTVTELLERRYGGRSIRTLISALFLFGNVLIYLPAALYSGGLFMQSLFGGGLPILAFSAILAIIAAAYTIFGGLRAVAVMDTYSGVGVLGLALLIVFLALAAVDFDIVTGVPAERLTMIGAADSPIPFHTLFTGMLFIQIFYWSTNQNITQRAMAAPTVREARKGVLAAAAIRILIVPPIVVLPGVVAYKLFGDVGDAAYGRLVAEILPGWLAGAFAAMVAAAVITTFSAVLNSTVALYSVDFHEQFIGEVPNHWKLGAVVSILLTVVAISLVPIYRNAESIINLLQQLNGLLSMPILSAFVAGLLFKGVEARAAIAGVIWGVLLYAAYTFTLEPAGLITMHYIDFMVVVLVTSVLAALIVNRIIFGQRATFAGWRRQPA; this is encoded by the coding sequence ATGTTCGGCGAAACCGCGGGGGCGTTCGATACCGTCCAGATTCTCGTATGCGTCGCGCTGACCGCGCTGGTCGGCGTTGCGACCTGGGCCAAGGTCCGCCAGGCGAAACGGCACGATGGATCGAAGAAGGACGTCTATCTGGCGGGCGGCGGCCTCAGCTGGATATTCGTCGCGGGCTCGATCACACTCACCAACCTCTCGACCGACCAGCTGGTCGGCATGAACGGCAACCAGATGCTGCTCCTCGCCTGGTGGGAGATTGCTGGCTTTTTCGGCCTCATGATCCTCGCCTTCATTTTCGTGCCGCTCTACTATCGCCACCAATGCACGACGGTCACCGAGCTGCTCGAGCGGCGCTATGGCGGACGCAGCATCCGCACGCTGATCTCGGCGCTGTTCCTGTTCGGCAATGTGCTGATCTACCTGCCGGCCGCGCTTTATAGCGGCGGACTGTTCATGCAATCGCTGTTCGGCGGCGGGCTGCCGATCCTCGCCTTTTCGGCGATCCTCGCGATCATCGCGGCGGCCTATACGATCTTCGGCGGGCTGCGCGCGGTCGCCGTCATGGACACCTATTCGGGGGTCGGCGTGCTCGGGCTTGCGCTGCTGATCGTCTTTCTCGCGCTCGCGGCGGTGGATTTCGACATCGTTACCGGCGTGCCGGCCGAACGGCTGACGATGATCGGCGCGGCGGATTCGCCGATCCCCTTCCACACCCTGTTCACCGGCATGCTCTTCATCCAGATCTTCTACTGGTCGACCAACCAGAATATCACCCAGCGCGCCATGGCGGCCCCGACGGTGCGCGAGGCGCGCAAGGGCGTGCTCGCGGCGGCCGCGATCCGCATCCTGATCGTCCCGCCGATCGTCGTGCTGCCCGGCGTCGTGGCCTATAAACTCTTCGGCGATGTCGGCGACGCGGCCTATGGCCGGCTGGTCGCGGAAATCCTCCCGGGCTGGCTCGCCGGCGCCTTCGCCGCGATGGTCGCCGCCGCCGTCATCACGACGTTCAGCGCGGTGCTCAACAGCACGGTCGCGCTCTATTCGGTGGATTTCCATGAACAGTTTATCGGCGAAGTGCCCAATCACTGGAAGCTCGGCGCGGTCGTGTCGATCCTGCTGACGGTCGTCGCCATTTCGCTGGTGCCGATCTACCGGAACGCCGAAAGCATCATCAATCTGCTGCAACAGCTGAACGGGCTGCTTTCGATGCCGATCCTCTCGGCCTTCGTCGCGGGACTGCTGTTCAAGGGCGTCGAGGCGCGCGCGGCGATCGCCGGCGTGATCTGGGGCGTGCTGCTCTATGCCGCCTATACCTTCACTCTCGAGCCCGCGGGCCTGATCACGATGCACTATATCGACTTCATGGTGGTCGTGCTCGTCACCTCGGTGCTCGCCGCCCTGATCGTCAATCGCATCATTTTCGGGCAGCGCGCGACTTTCGCCGGCTGGCGTCGGCAACCCGCATAG